In a single window of the Streptomyces sp. NBC_00285 genome:
- the tsaE gene encoding tRNA (adenosine(37)-N6)-threonylcarbamoyltransferase complex ATPase subunit type 1 TsaE, giving the protein MEAVPRNPVETELTVTSPEQMRELGLKLAELLRAGDLVMLSGELGAGKTTLTRGLGEGLGVRGAVTSPTFVIARVHPSLGDGPPLVHVDAYRLGGGLDEMEDLDLDVSLPESVIVVEWGEGKVEELTDDRLQVQIHRAVGDTTDEVRHVTLTPVGERWTVADLGVLTA; this is encoded by the coding sequence ATGGAAGCAGTACCGCGCAACCCGGTTGAGACCGAGCTGACCGTCACCTCCCCCGAGCAGATGCGCGAGCTGGGCCTGAAGCTCGCCGAACTGCTGCGCGCCGGGGACCTCGTGATGCTCAGCGGGGAGCTCGGCGCGGGCAAGACGACGCTGACCCGCGGGCTCGGTGAGGGGCTCGGGGTGCGGGGGGCGGTCACCTCGCCGACCTTCGTGATCGCCCGGGTGCATCCGTCCCTGGGTGACGGGCCGCCGCTCGTCCACGTCGACGCGTACCGCCTGGGCGGCGGGCTCGACGAGATGGAGGACCTCGATCTCGACGTGTCGCTGCCGGAGTCGGTGATCGTCGTGGAGTGGGGCGAGGGCAAGGTCGAGGAGCTGACCGACGACCGGCTCCAGGTGCAGATCCATCGCGCGGTCGGCGACACCACCGACGAGGTGCGGCACGTGACGCTGACGCCGGTCGGTGAGCGGTGGACCGTGGCCGACCTCGGCGTGCTCACGGCCTGA